A section of the Rhizobium sp. Pop5 genome encodes:
- a CDS encoding prepilin peptidase: MLKMIDVISSLSVFLFLYAAWTDFRAWKIPNSVVLALVALYALRAVAVMLGSEDVGAALFASSGIGGDLGAGLLMFMLGVILWTFRLFGAGDAKLFLPIGLFVGWHGMLPFSFLLLVFGIVTLLVLRLPVPLPVAHLAFFMRVEEIRASRKVPYGVVMVFAALVTMALPLIQQQLR; this comes from the coding sequence ATGTTATTAGCTCGCTTTCGGTATTCCTTTTTCTCTACGCCGCCTGGACCGATTTCCGCGCATGGAAGATCCCCAACTCGGTCGTGCTTGCGCTCGTGGCACTTTATGCATTGCGCGCGGTGGCCGTGATGCTTGGCTCCGAGGATGTCGGCGCTGCGCTGTTTGCGTCGAGCGGAATTGGCGGCGACCTCGGGGCCGGTCTGTTGATGTTCATGCTTGGGGTGATTCTCTGGACGTTCCGGCTGTTTGGCGCAGGAGACGCCAAGCTTTTCCTGCCGATCGGCCTTTTTGTCGGGTGGCACGGAATGCTGCCGTTTTCGTTTTTGCTCCTCGTCTTCGGCATCGTGACGCTCCTGGTCCTCAGGCTGCCGGTGCCGCTGCCCGTCGCACATCTCGCCTTTTTCATGCGCGTCGAGGAAATCCGGGCGAGCCGGAAGGTACCTTATGGTGTCGTCATGGTTTTCGCCGCGCTCGTCACCATGGCTTTGCCCCTTATTCAACAGCAGCTACGGTAA